The Kogia breviceps isolate mKogBre1 chromosome 19, mKogBre1 haplotype 1, whole genome shotgun sequence genome contains the following window.
GTCACAAATCCCTGGTTTCGGTCCAAACAGTGCCTATGAGCTCAAGGTCTGGGTGACCAGAGCCTACTCACTAGCACCAGAAGGGAATGGCTGGGCAAGGGCGGAGATCAAGCTCCATTTGGCTCCAGCCCAGACTGCAGACCTGGGCCCTGCCCCAGGCAGCCCGCCTGGGATGCTGTGCCAGTTTCTGTCCTTTGCCCACTGCAGGCAGACAGGCTGTCCCAGAGCCGGCCTTCCCTCCTTGGGATGGGACCATGCAGCCCAGTGGAAAGACCCTGAGCTGGACTCCACCTCTGGGTGTGACACAACGCCTCCGAGCCAGGCTCCTGACTTAAAATTGGGCCATTTTCCCACTTACATGAGATACAAAGAAGAGTCAAAATCGTAGAGACAGGAAGtgtaatggtggttgccaggggtggggagggagaatgaGGAGTTATGGTTTAATGGGggtaaagtttcagttttacaagatggaaAGAGTTTTGAGGATGGAGGGTGATGATGCTTGCACTACAATGTGAGTGAACAGAACTGCCACAGAACTGTGCACCGAGAAACGGGTAACATGGTAAcgtttatgttatgtgtattttaccacgataaaaaaatttaaaaaaaaaccaaaacactgacCCCATTAACACTGCAGCTACAGGGCCACAGTGAGCATTCAGTGTCACAGGGGGAGCGGGGACCTCCATAGATGTCAGAATCCTCCCTCACTCCTCCGCTCCCCAGGGAGATGTCAGGGTCAGAGCGAGGGCATGCCCTGGGGCCTGGAGAATTCCTCATTTCTCACTTATTAGTTATGTGGCTTTGGGTAATCAAGCCTCCTCTCTCCGAGCCTCAGTCTACccattagaaaaatggaaataactctGGCCCAGTCTGACTCACGGGGATGCAGCAAGATGACGGGCCGGAAATGCTTGCAAACTGAAGCCGGCATCAGCTGGGCTGGAAAGACCCTGCCCCCCcaaagcccctcccccttcctctcgCTCCCTTTCCTCTATCCCAGCTGCTTCTGTCAACACAGTACCCCGAGTTTCAGCTCCCAGACTGAGACAGAGAAGTGtccacacacgcgcgcgcacacacacacacacacacacacacacacacacacacacacacacacacacaaaggaaagctttattccTGACACCCAGACCTGAGACCCAGTCACCAGCCCCACCTGTATGGGGCCCAGACCCCGCCTCACAGCCACATTCCAGGGGCCTCTGGGGCACAGGGGAGAGTTTCAGCTGTGACAACAGAGGCTTTCACGAACAGGGGACAAATATCTCAGGGCAGTCCCAGCCTGGGACTGGGGGTGCAGCCAGGCCTCTGGCCTCTACCTCCAAGGCCTCCTAAGTCAAGTGGGAGACTGGGTCTGTAGGTGCCGATGGCCACAGCGGAATAGCTGGGGACGTGGCAGAAGGggctcctggcccagggctgcGGCAGGGGAAGCAGGAAGAGCTGGGCTCGGGGGTCACCAGCCTGTGATTTGGAGTAAGCTAATGAGCCTACCAAGCTCCATGGAAAATGGCGAAAAAAGCACCCCCTTCAGGATGAACACCAGGTATGGCGGGGTCCTGAGCCTCCTTAGCGCAGTGCTGAGCACGGTGGCAGAGCGTCGATCTGTTCCCCTAGAGAGCTTCCGCCTCACTCAGCCCCCTCCCTCACAGGGTCGGCCGCTGTCACAGCCAGATCCACGGGGCCTGAACAGACCCACTCAGCCTGGACCTCTCTGCTGGGGGAAGTGGGACTTATTTACCTTTAATTGGCCTCCATTCTTGGCAGCTAAGCTGTAAACCCCAGGGGCAGGACCATACCAACCCAAGGGCAGAGCTGTACCAGGAAGCTGGGACTTGCATTCCTTTGGGGGCCCAGGACGGGCCCCAGGCAAGCCAGTTTGGGGGTCTCTGTGGGAGGTCTAGGTCACAGCTGGGTCCTATTCCAGGCTCTGGACCCAGGTATGGGCTGGCGGGCGTTAAGGGGCTTACGCAGGGCTGCCAGGGGATGGATGGAGGTGTCAGTGCATGCGCGCACACACCCCAACGAGGGCGTCCTCTCCAGCCCTGTTCTGAGCTGGTGCCCGCCCCCTGACCCCAAAGCCCCAGTTTCTCCTTAATTAGGTGGAGAAACCTGTCAGGAGGAACTGCCTCAGGGGATCCCAGTCCTAGACCTTCACACAGAGCAAGACTGGAATGTACTGAGGAAACGGCACAGCAGTGTCATCCTAGGAGATGGGGTGCAGGGGTGGCACTGTAGGCTAAGAATCAGGAAATGTAATTCTGGTCCTAGCTCTGCCATGTAGTTGCTATGTGgccttggtcaagttacttaacctctctgagcctgtttcctacTCTATAGGATATAGAGTGTTGTTTGATTCAatagcacttagtaggtgctcagtaaacattaatgacagatacacaaacacacagcaacCCTTGGGGTGAGTTCAGTGGAAAGAAAACTAAATCTGGAAGCAAACACCAGTTTCAAATCCCACCTTTGCCATGTGTTAGAACAGTTATATATACAACAACCCACctcgcctctctgagccttagtttatccctctgtaaaatgggagcaacgCTTATTTAACAACCTTGTTTTAGGGGACACGTGAGATACACGAAGACCTCTGCAAACAGGAATTACTGTAACAGCTGGAGTTTGTGAgcgccctccctcccctttcctggGAAAGGGTGGACTCTGGTCCAAATGAAACCTACACAGTAAAACCTAAACAGTGCCAAGGCCTGGCCCCCCGCCATGGGCTGAAATAACAAACTCAACGTCCTTCCTCCCTTGGgccataaagttttattggaaggtcagggggagagccagggagaagcatccctcccctcccctgcccctaccCAGGGGAATCCCTCTGCAGCAGAGGAGGAAGGCCAGGAGGCTGCCAGACTCAGAGGACCTTCGGGGTGGACACGCTGTTGTGGTAGGCATCCTGGCCCTCCAGCAGGTTTCGGTAGGTGGCAATCTCCTGCTCCAGCCGGGACTTGATGTCCATGAGGTGTTGGTACTCCTGGTTCTGTCGCTCGGTGTCGGCACGCACATCGCTCAGCTGGGCTTCGACACCACTGATTAGCGCCTGGATGTGCGCCAGCTGGGCTCCGAAGCGAGCCTCCGTTTCGGCCAGCGTGCCTTCCAGGGCAGCTTtctgagggcagggagagggaaggagactcAGCAGAGCCTGGTGCCCAGCAATGGCATGGGCCCGGCCACCATCCTGGCTGCCCGAGGCCGCAAGGACACGAGTGTGCGTCCCACAGGGCAGAGGGCACATACCATGCTGAGCTGAGACTGCAGCTCGATCTCCAGACCCTGGAGGGTACGCCGCAGGTCGGTGACCTCCGTCTTGCTGATCTGCAGCTGCTCCGTGTGGCCAGCGACCTCCCTGTTCAGCTCCTCGGTCTGCAGTTAGAGGAGGCGGAGGGAGTAAGCGCTGAGGCGGACCCAGGCGGACCCTTGCCTGGGAGCATTAAGCCCACTCTCCTTGCCACCTCCCCAAGTGGCAcctgcctccccctccacacCTGGCTGGTGAACCAGGCCTCAGCATCCTTCCGGTTCTTGTCAGCCATGACCTCATATTGGCTTCTCATGTCGCTCAGGATCTTTGCTAGGTCGATGCCCGGAGCGGAGTCCACCTCCACGCTGACCTGACCACCCACCTGGCTCTTCAGGACACCGATTTCCTAGAAAGATACAGCAGAGATGGGCATGTCAGGGCCCAGAGCCTGCTGGGCCTGAGCCAGGTCACGCCCCCATCCCCCAGGCCATAGGGGGCTGGTTTCCAGGTGCAGACCTAGGAGCTAGCACTGGGGTACAGACGGGGTCACCACCATCCCCTGCTGGAACCCTTGGGAGCCACATGACACACTCAGGGCCAGGTCAAGGGTACAGCAGATGTGGCCACGGTCAGAGGATACAGGATAAAAAAAAGTGTCCTCAGCTCTGGGATGCTGGGCTGGGATGGATGGGAAGCCCAGCTTGAAACCCACCTCCTCGTGGTTCTTCTTCAGGTAGGCCAGCTCCTCCTTCAGACCCTCGATCTGCAGCTCCAGGTCGGCTCTGGACAGGGTCAGCTCGTCCAGCACCCTGCGCAGGCCGTTGATGTCGGCCTCCACGCTCATGCGCAGGGCCTGCTCCGTCTCGAACCTTTCAGAGGAAATAGTTGCAGTCGGGCCAGCATTTCCTCTGCACCTCTGAAgacttccccacctcccctgggTTCAGGGGCCCATGGGGGATGGGGTGTGCTTCAGACCAGCTGGGGTGGGTGAAAGCAGAGTCCATTCCCCTCACGGCACTGAGCCCCATAAGGGCCTGAGattgcccccctcccctgccctggcttCTGCAGCCCCCAAGGCAGAAACACTCACTCACTTGGTTCGAAAGTCATCTGCAGCCAAACGGGCGTTGTCGATCTGCAGGACTATCTTGGAATTCTCAATGGTGGCACCAAGAATCTGGAAGGCGGAAGGCAGGAGATTGGCACCAGTTCAGTACATGGGCACTGTCCACCCACTTTCTtcccagaggagagagaagagcaaaGGAGTATGCGTGCCTGTGTGCCTCCGCCGCCTGGAGACCAAAGCCTCAGCCATCCAGGCTGCCCAGCAGCCTGCTCTCTGGGAGGCCCTGGAATGCGTCCAGGCCCCGGAGCTGGAGCAGGAGAAACTACTGCCAGGGAGGTAAGCCTGGGGGAAAAGTCTCCACGACCTGCACCCAGGGAAACTCTAAATGCTCGCAGGGAGGCATTTGCGGATCTAGATCCGCAAACCAGATGCAGGGAGCACAGGGGTCGCCCTGGGGTCTGACCGCCACTCAAAGCACATTCTGCCTTCAGGGAAGGGAAAGGCTTctgttgagcatctattatgtgctgGCACTTTGTGCCTCCTCTTTGAGGCAAAACGTATTCCCTCATGTAGGTCACAGTTAATAAAGTTTGAAAGCTCGTTGTTTACATCTCTAGCTCTCCCTCATCTACGGGTCTGGTCTAGGCCCCTGGCACCCAGCACCACGCCAGGCGCAGGGTGGGCCCTGGCCTACGCTGTGGGGACTGTGCGTTTGGAGACCCAACGTGTGAGGCTGTTAAATGTCCCACTGGCTTCTGAAACATTTCTTCTGGACCGAGATCCCAGCTCTGAGCTGTTCCCTGTGGGCAGAGACCAAGCCCCACCCTGAAGGACCCTGAGGCCGCCCAGCAAGGCTGTAGCTGGGACCCGGGGTCTCCACCCACACGGCACTGGGCCTCTCCAGAGAGGTCTTCTCAAGCTCAGCATTCGTCTCTCCTTTACCCAGTCCAGGGGCCACAGCATATGTCCCCCCTTGACCAGGGGCCAGAGTTGGCCTCTCCCATTCTTCCTAGAGCTCCTCTTAAGTCCCTAGTGGCCCcctgggcgggggaggggcttCAGCCTCAGCGGGCTGGAAACCAGACCCGCCCCGCCGGGAGAAAAGGAATGCAGAAGGCCTCTCGCCCGGGGCAGCAGACTGCAGGTCTGGCCCGGCGAGAACCAGATTCCTCCCTGGCCAAActcttgcatttccctgttgCACAGCGACTCAGGTCCAGACTCCAGGGCAGCCCACAGCGCGCCCCATCTCtcgcccctccttcctccccgctTTCCCAGGCCTAGCCTACCGGCGCGCCTTCTTCCTCCCGCCCTCCAGTCCCCCACATtaacccgcccccaccccagctcccggacccccccccccccgctggcCTCCACTTCCTGCCCCGTGGTCCTGCCCCTCCTCACCGGCCGGCTTACCTCCGCCCCACCCTGCGGGCCCTCCCCCATCCTAACACTCGCTCCCGCCCCCGCCGGGCAGTGGCTCTGGCGCCCGCCGCCCCCGCCTCGGGCCTCGCCCGGCCCGCGGGGCTGGGTATCCGCGGCAGGTACACTTCCCGCGGCCGGGCCGCCTCCCACCTGGTCCCGCAGGTCCCCGATGGTCTTGAAGTAGTGGCTGTAGTCGCGGGCGGGCCCGGGCCCCTGCTTCTGGTACCAGTCGCGGATCTTCACCTCCAAGTCGCCGTTGGCCTCCTCCAGGGCGCGCACCTTCTCCAGGTAGGAGGCCAGGCGGTCGTTGAGGTTCTGCATGGTGACCTTCTCGTTGCCCGCCAGCAGCCCGTCGGAGCCGGCCAGGGCGCCCGCATAGCCGCCGCCGTAGCCCCCGGAGGAGGACGAGGACACGAAGCGGGCGGAGGACACCGACACGCCGCGGCCACCCGAGCCCCCGTGGATGCTGGGCGCGCGGAAGGCGCCTCCCGCCCCGAAGCGCATGGAGCCGCTGCCCAGACCCCCGAAGGACGAGGTGGCCGACGACTGGCGATAGCTGTAAGAAGTCATGGCGAAGGAGGACGCGGGCGACACCGGTCGGAGTGGCTGCAGTCGGCAAGAGGAGTGGCTGCAGTCGGCAAGAGGAGTGGCGAGGCCCTCACCTGGCGCCTTTTATGCCCGGGgttgggcgggggaggggggacggTGTCGAGCGGATATCTGAGGGCCCAGGAATTTGCAGGCTCCTGAGTGCAAATACGGGCGCTCTCCCCATTGGTCAGTTCCTGGCGGCTCTGCTTCCGTCCGACTCTCCCTTCCCAGGGGCCAGAGGCTCCTGCCCTCCGGAGAGCTGCCCCCCACCAGCCCACTCAGACGCCTAGCCACACACCCTGCTGGCACACTCGTTCGGATCTTCACCCCCACCACACGTACACTTAGACATCCCCGCAATTCACATGCTGGCCCTCCCCCATTAAGAtcacccagagggcttccctggtggcgcagtggtcgagaatccgcctgccgatgcaggggacacgggttcgtgcccccgtccgggaagatcccacatgccgcagagcggctgggcccgtgagccatggccgctgagcctgcgcgtccggagcctgtgctccgcaacgggagaggccacagcagtgagaggcccgcgtaccacgaaaaaaaaaaaaaaaaaagatcacccaGAGTTTGACACCCCCCCAGGAATTAGAGTTTTTCTGAGAGTACACGCCGAGACGTC
Protein-coding sequences here:
- the LOC131746921 gene encoding keratin, type I cytoskeletal 19 produces the protein MPPYSITSPLRPVSPASSFAMTSYSYRQSSATSSFGGLGSGSMRFGAGGAFRAPSIHGGSGGRGVSVSSARFVSSSSSGGYGGGYAGALAGSDGLLAGNEKVTMQNLNDRLASYLEKVRALEEANGDLEVKIRDWYQKQGPGPARDYSHYFKTIGDLRDQILGATIENSKIVLQIDNARLAADDFRTKFETEQALRMSVEADINGLRRVLDELTLSRADLELQIEGLKEELAYLKKNHEEEIGVLKSQVGGQVSVEVDSAPGIDLAKILSDMRSQYEVMADKNRKDAEAWFTSQTEELNREVAGHTEQLQISKTEVTDLRRTLQGLEIELQSQLSMKAALEGTLAETEARFGAQLAHIQALISGVEAQLSDVRADTERQNQEYQHLMDIKSRLEQEIATYRNLLEGQDAYHNSVSTPKVL